A stretch of the Solanum dulcamara chromosome 6, daSolDulc1.2, whole genome shotgun sequence genome encodes the following:
- the LOC129892328 gene encoding glucan endo-1,3-beta-glucosidase 5-like, with protein MNYFYNIFFLWILLLTLEKCLITEGLGVNWGTRASHPLPPNIVVKLLKDNGCNKVKLFEADPGVLKALGRSGVQVMVGIPNDLLAPLSASVRAAEQWVQQNVSSFISKNGVDIRYVAVGNEPFLKDYKDTFLNTTFPALQNVQAALIKAGLGRQVKVTVPINADVYETASGVPSGGNFRPDIHGLMMNIVKFLSDNGGPLTINIYPFLSLYADPHFPIDFAFFSGTSSPVVDGSISYTNVFEANYDTLVWALEKNGFGSLPIIVGEIGWPTDGDSNANIEYARKFNQGLLDRISRGIGTPKRSTPPDIYLFGLIDEDTKSIQPGNFERHWGIFYYDGAIKYQLNLGNNRSLTAAKGVRYLARKWCVMAPDANVMDPNLPDSINYACSYADCTSLGYGSSCGGLDVKSNASYAFNMYYQTMNQQKGSCERFHNLSVITTIDPSPSSSNSGRNSSNCRFEIMIDVGRHETRVNPGTSSATKIKQYFSLVLLVLVFMLHF; from the exons ATGAACTATTTTTACAACATCTTCTTCTTGTGGATTTTGTTATTAACACTTGAAAAATGTTTAATTACGGAAGGTCTAGGCGTCAATTGGGGTACGCGGGCGAGTCATCCGCTTCCACCGAATATCGTAGTGAAGCTTTTAAAAGATAATGGATGCAATAAAGTGAAATTGTTCGAAGCGGATCCAGGAGTGTTGAAGGCGCTGGGAAGATCAGGTGTTCAAGTTATGGTTGGCATACCTAATGACTTGTTGGCACCATTGTCCGCTAGTGTTCGTGCAGCTGAACAATGGGTGCAACAAAATGTTTCATCCTTTATTTCCAAGAATGGTGTAGATATCAG ATATGTTGCGGTGGGAAATGAGCCTTTTCTGAAAGACTACAAAGACACATTCCTTAACACAACATTTCCGGCCCTCCAAAATGTACAAGCAGCTCTTATCAAAGCAGGCCTAGGTCGACAAGTCAAGGTCACAGTTCCAATTAATGCTGATGTGTATGAGACAGCCAGTGGAGTCCCCTCGGGTGGAAATTTCAGACCAGACATTCATGGTCTCATGATGAATATTGTCAAGTTCCTAAGTGATAATGGGGGTCCTCTCACCATTAACATCTACCCGTTCCTTAGCCTCTACGCAGATCCCCATTTCCCAATCGATTTTGCCTTTTTCTCTGGAACTTCATCTCCTGTTGTTGATGGTTCCATCTCGTACACTAATGTTTTTGAAGCTAATTATGATACTCTCGTTTGGGCTCTCGAAAAAAATGGTTTTGGGTCATTGCCTATAATCGTAGGAGAGATCGGTTGGCCTACCGATGGTGATTCCAATGCCAACATTGAGTATGCTAGGAAGTTCAATCAAGGTCTACTAGACCGAATTAGTCGTGGCATAGGTACCCCAAAACGGTCCACTCCCCCGGACATTTACCTATTCGGGCTCATTGACGAAGACACCAAGAGCATCCAACCAGGTAATTTCGAGCGACATTGGGGCATTTTTTACTATGATGGAGCCATCAAGTACCAACTCAATTTAGGTAACAACCGAAGCTTGACGGCGGCAAAAGGCGTTCGATATTTAGCAAGGAAATGGTGTGTGATGGCCCCTGATGCTAATGTTATGGACCCTAACTTGCCAGACAGTATCAACTATGCTTGTAGCTATGCAGATTGTACTAGCCTTGGATATGGTTCGTCCTGTGGTGGACTGGACGTTAAGAGCAATGCTTCATATGCCTTTAATATGTACTATCAAACTATGAATCAACAGAAGGGGTCGTGTGAAAGGTTTCACAACTTATCGGTCATTACAACAATTGATCCATCTCCTTCGTCTTCTAATTCTGGCCGCAACTCTTCTAATTGTCGATTTGAGATCATGATTGATGTTGGAAGGCACGAGACGAGGGTAAATCCAGGAACGTCTTCAGCTACAAAGATCaaacaatatttttctcttgtttTATTGGTGCTAGTATTCATGTTGCACTTCTAA